The Triticum aestivum cultivar Chinese Spring chromosome 7B, IWGSC CS RefSeq v2.1, whole genome shotgun sequence genome window below encodes:
- the LOC123156037 gene encoding SKP1-like protein 1 isoform X2, with protein sequence MAAAEGKKKIIKLKSSDGKEFEVEQAVAMESQMIQHMIEDDYTDNGLLLRNVNSKILSKVIEYCNKQVQAKAVETSDFGGGARPLGATSAVPAAPAEDLKNWDANFVKAANHLNIRGLLDLTCQTVTNMITGKTPEEIRKIFNINEKLRPEEEEKICRENQWAFE encoded by the exons ATGGCGGCCGCAGAGGGCAAGAAGAAGATCATCAAGCTCAAGAGTTCAGACGGTAAGGAGTTTGAGGTGGAGCAGGCGGTGGCCATGGAGTCGCAAATGATCCAGCACATGATCGAGGACGACTATACTGACAACGGCTTGTTGCTCCGCAATGTCAACTCAAAGATCCTCTCCAAGGTCATTGAGTACTGCAACAAACAGGTCCAAGCAAAGGCCGTTGAGACATCTGATTTTGGTGGAGGAGCTAGGCCGTTAGGTGCTACATCGGCTGTGCCTGCGGCGCCTGCAGAGGACCTCAAAAACTGGGACGCCAATTTCGTCAAG GCTGCGAACCACCTCAACATCAGGGGGCTCCTAGACCTGACTTGCCAGACCGTCACCAACATGATCACGGGAAAGACGCCAGAGGAGATCCGCAAGATCTTCAACATCAATGAGAAATTAAgacccgaggaggaggagaagatctGCAGGGAAAACCAGTGGGCCTTTGAGTAG
- the LOC123156037 gene encoding SKP1-like protein 1 isoform X1 — protein MAAAEGKKKIIKLKSSDGKEFEVEQAVAMESQMIQHMIEDDYTDNGLLLRNVNSKILSKVIEYCNKQVQAKAVETSDFGGGARPLGATSAVPAAPAEDLKNWDANFVKVDTATIFDLALAANHLNIRGLLDLTCQTVTNMITGKTPEEIRKIFNINEKLRPEEEEKICRENQWAFE, from the exons ATGGCGGCCGCAGAGGGCAAGAAGAAGATCATCAAGCTCAAGAGTTCAGACGGTAAGGAGTTTGAGGTGGAGCAGGCGGTGGCCATGGAGTCGCAAATGATCCAGCACATGATCGAGGACGACTATACTGACAACGGCTTGTTGCTCCGCAATGTCAACTCAAAGATCCTCTCCAAGGTCATTGAGTACTGCAACAAACAGGTCCAAGCAAAGGCCGTTGAGACATCTGATTTTGGTGGAGGAGCTAGGCCGTTAGGTGCTACATCGGCTGTGCCTGCGGCGCCTGCAGAGGACCTCAAAAACTGGGACGCCAATTTCGTCAAGGTCGACACGGCCACCATATTTGACCTCGCACTG GCTGCGAACCACCTCAACATCAGGGGGCTCCTAGACCTGACTTGCCAGACCGTCACCAACATGATCACGGGAAAGACGCCAGAGGAGATCCGCAAGATCTTCAACATCAATGAGAAATTAAgacccgaggaggaggagaagatctGCAGGGAAAACCAGTGGGCCTTTGAGTAG